The Colletotrichum higginsianum IMI 349063 chromosome 2, whole genome shotgun sequence genome has a segment encoding these proteins:
- a CDS encoding cytochrome P450 oxidoreductase GliF, with protein sequence MWSVPEHRPHIAETSSDTLPGWSRTSNNPPNGQIRKAETKEPKQINALVSFTDNTGGAVVTRRCNTMITPAEILEHYQVIRQTFAPLRLSRWQLMRLLASQLWREASPVAKTVGVAAVLLLLVSIVAWMTRPPSLRRLGIPPAIKSKSGRLDFKEVLEDTAKMRPDTPFYLNAFGTEYVVMPSKCFDEVKRLPEKNASGFAYFYQVFHGAWTGAGVQTPELGKWTNENVNGKKRTIAVELTRAIPSLVQWRQQDCAAAFNMAVGACPDWREIKLYPTMQDMVASVNASAIVGRELGTDQKWIRAVDRMPMGVAIPTIILGYLPALLRPITKPFLFLPLKLIRWKIKRMLRPVLERDIREYECSADKKDLFGPKEQGKVQLTGWLLARYKGKMDFDALVQDYITLSFESTPSTASTLFFLVCELAADPTLQDLLRQELQEQTEDGRLPQTHLNELRKMDSVMRESARVNPFSYLVLYRKLRAPTKLSLGPELPAGTNICVDAHHINNSPTLWDRPDVFDGLRHYRARQTPQNENRFKFANLGSDAPGWGDGLQACPGRMFADNTIKIILTHLLLHYDVRLRPGEAKPKKGAMPNGSIMPDLGARILFRSRPEAPWMAPNEKHV encoded by the exons ATGTGGAGCGTCCCCGAACATCGGCCTCACATCGCCGAGACCTCTTCCGATACCCTCCCGGGGTGGTCCCGAACTTCCAATAACCCCCCGAATGGTCAAATCCGCAAGGCCGAGACCAAG GAACCCAAACAAATCAACGCTCTTGTAAGCTTCACTGACAACACAGGAGGAGCAGTAGTAACTCGTCGTTGCAACACCATGATCACCCCGGCTGAGATCCTAGAGCATTACCAAGTTATACGGCAGACATTTGCGCCGCTACGCCTATCGCGATGGCAGCTCATGCGGCTCCTCGCGTCACAGCTCTGGAGAGAGGCCTCTCCCGTCGCCAAGACCGTTggtgtcgccgccgttctgCTTTTGTTGGTGTCCATCGTCGCTTGGATGACCCGTCCTCCGTCTCTGCGGCGGCTGGGCATCCCGCCCGCGATCAAGTCCAAGTCCGGCAGGCTGGACTTCAAGGAGGTTCTAGAAGACACGGCAAAAATG CGTCCAGATACCCCGTTCTATCTCAACGCATTCGGCACTGAATACGTCGTCATGCCGTCCAAATGCTTTGACGAGGTCAAGCGGCTCCCGGAAAAGAACGCCTCGGGCTTTGCGTATTTCTATCAAGTGTTTCATGGGGCGTGGACAGGCGCCGGCGTGCAAACACCGGAACTCGGCAA ATGGACTAACGAGAACGTGAACGGGAAAAAAAGGACCATCGCCGTGGAACTCACCCGCGCCATACCGTCCCTCGTACAATGGAGACAGCAAGACTGCGCAGCGGCCTTCAACATGGCCGTCGGTGCGTGCCCGGACTGGCGCGAGATCAAACTGTACCCCACGATGCAGGACATGGTGGCCTCTGTCAACGCCAGCGCCATCGTTGGAAGGGAGCTGGGTACCGACCAGAAATGGATTCGCGCAGTCGACCGGATGCCCATGGGCGTGGCTATCCCTACCATCATCCTGGGCTACCTGCCAGCCCTTCTACGGCCCATAACCAAGCCattcctcttcctcccacTCAAGCTGATACGATGGAAGATCAAGCGCATGCTGCGGCCAGTTCTCGAGAGGGACATCCGCGAGTATGAGTGCAGCGCTGACAAGAAGGATCTGTTCGGCCCCAAGGAGCAGGGCAAGGTGCAGCTAACCGGCTGGTTGCTAGCGCGGTACAAGGGCAAGATGGACtttgacgccctcgtccaggaCTACATCACTCTCTCGTTCGAGtccacgccgtcgacggcatcgaccctcttcttcctcgtgTGCGAACTGGCCGCCGACCCAACGCTCCAGGACCTTTTGCGCCAGGAGCTCCAGGAACAGACCGAGGACGGCCGTCTGCCCCAGACACACCTCAACGAGCTGCGCAAGATGGACAGCGTCATGCGGGAGTCTGCCCGCGTCAACCCGTTCAGCTACC TCGTCCTCTACCGCAAGCTCCGAGCGCCCACGAAGCTTTCTCTGGGCCCGGAGCTGCCCGCCGGCACCAACATCTGCGTGGACGCCCACCACATCAACAACTCGCCGACCCTATGGGACCGCCCGGACGTGTTCGACGGCCTTCGGCACTACAGGGCGCGCCAGACGCCGCAGAACGAAAACCGGTTCAAGTTCGCCAACCTGGGGTCCGACGCGCCGGGCTGGGGCGATGGGCTCCAGGCGTGTCCTGGGCGCATGTTCGCCGACAACACCATCAAGATCATCCTGACgcacctgctgctgcactACGACGTGAGGCTAAGGCCCGGGGAGgcgaagcccaagaaggGGGCCATGCCGAACGGGTCCATCATGCCGGATCTGGGAGCCAGGATTCTGTTCCGGTCAAGACCGGAGGCTCCCTGGATGGCCCCAAACGAGAAACATGTTTAG